The following coding sequences lie in one Capnocytophaga stomatis genomic window:
- a CDS encoding anthranilate synthase component II, with protein sequence MEVLVIDNYDSFVFNLVHYLEELDCKVIVKRNDEVTLDEVENYHKILLSPGPGVPDEAGLMKQIIEKFAPTKSILGVCLGQQAIGEVFGGKLTNLEKVHHGVATPITIVEDDILFKNMPKEFEVGRYHSWVVQNPLPEDLIITSVDENGEIMSLRHKKYDVRGVQYHPESVLTPLGKTILKNWINI encoded by the coding sequence ATGGAAGTACTGGTAATCGACAATTACGATAGTTTTGTTTTCAATTTGGTTCATTATTTGGAGGAATTGGATTGCAAAGTGATTGTAAAGCGTAATGACGAAGTCACGTTGGATGAGGTTGAGAATTATCACAAAATATTGCTTTCACCAGGTCCTGGCGTTCCTGACGAGGCTGGATTAATGAAACAAATCATTGAAAAGTTTGCTCCTACAAAAAGTATTTTAGGCGTATGTTTGGGTCAGCAAGCCATTGGAGAAGTTTTTGGAGGTAAGCTCACTAATCTTGAAAAGGTTCACCACGGTGTAGCAACTCCCATCACTATTGTTGAGGATGATATTCTTTTCAAAAATATGCCAAAGGAATTTGAAGTAGGTCGTTACCATTCGTGGGTGGTGCAAAATCCATTACCTGAAGATTTGATAATTACCTCAGTAGATGAAAACGGAGAAATTATGTCTCTCCGTCATAAAAAATATGATGTGCGAGGCGTGCAATATCACCCCGAGTCGGTTTTAACTCCGCTTGGTAAAACAATATTAAAAAACTGGATAAACATCTGA
- a CDS encoding Sec-independent protein translocase subunit TatA/TatB, whose translation MALTNIPLFIGKLGAPEIILIIVALLILFGGKKIPELMKGLGSGIKEFKNASKEETKNDSTEIEKKEE comes from the coding sequence ATGGCTTTGACAAATATACCCTTGTTTATTGGTAAATTAGGAGCTCCTGAAATTATCTTGATTATTGTTGCCCTTTTAATTCTTTTTGGAGGGAAAAAGATTCCTGAGCTTATGAAAGGATTGGGTAGTGGTATCAAGGAGTTTAAAAATGCTTCGAAAGAGGAAACTAAAAATGATTCTACTGAGATAGAAAAGAAAGAAGAATAA
- a CDS encoding MBOAT family O-acyltransferase: MNITNLQNWFFEHLNFTSEQVKSWFTYDPNNPLLFNSGLFLGMFLVFYLVYIITKKHSHFRTVYVILFSLFFYYKAGGNYFVLLVISSILDYFFAGQIHKSENPHKRKIFLIISMVANLGLLGYFKYTNFLIDSFNNLFEGSLAFQDIILPIGISFYTFQTMSYTIDVYRREIEPAKSFLDFTFFVCFFPQLVAGPIVRAKEFIPQIYKKIELTKQETSLALFLIIGGLLKKAVISDYISLNFVDRVFESPNSYTSFENLMAVYGYSLQIYCDFSGYSDMAIGLALLMGFTLPTNFRTPYQSQNITEFWRRWHISLSAWLKDYLYISVGGNRKGTFLGYFFPVLFFGSTLIWGFSQLKHSKIPLIIAGASVLIFIFTLLISRNKKKTVYSNFNQMTTMLLGGLWHGASLRFIVWGALHGLALAIHKTFVEFFSNKKSIENKETNWFSRIFFTFLTFHFVAFCWIFFRSKDFGIAMDVINNIGSLTFDWHQWLVIAEGYRNVFLLLFIGFVWHFFPQSLNEKLKLFFGKMPILVKSLIVAFVFWIVYATASSGAQPFIYFQF; this comes from the coding sequence TTGAATATAACAAATCTACAAAATTGGTTTTTTGAACATTTGAATTTTACTTCCGAGCAAGTAAAAAGCTGGTTTACTTATGACCCGAATAATCCGTTACTTTTTAATAGTGGTTTGTTTTTGGGAATGTTTTTGGTTTTCTATTTGGTGTACATCATAACCAAAAAGCATTCGCATTTCCGTACGGTTTATGTGATTTTATTTTCATTGTTTTTTTACTATAAAGCGGGCGGAAACTATTTCGTTTTGTTAGTAATTTCATCCATATTGGATTACTTTTTTGCAGGGCAAATTCATAAAAGTGAAAATCCTCATAAACGGAAAATATTTCTGATAATCAGTATGGTAGCTAATCTTGGATTGTTAGGATATTTTAAATACACTAACTTCCTGATAGATAGCTTTAACAATCTGTTTGAAGGAAGTTTGGCGTTTCAGGATATTATTCTCCCGATAGGAATTTCGTTCTATACTTTCCAAACGATGAGCTACACAATTGATGTTTATCGTCGGGAAATTGAGCCGGCAAAATCGTTTTTGGATTTCACATTCTTTGTGTGTTTTTTTCCTCAGCTTGTTGCAGGGCCAATTGTTCGTGCAAAAGAATTTATTCCTCAGATTTACAAAAAGATAGAACTTACAAAACAAGAAACCTCTTTGGCATTATTTCTCATTATTGGAGGTTTGCTAAAGAAAGCTGTAATTTCGGATTATATTTCGTTAAACTTTGTTGATAGAGTTTTTGAATCGCCAAATAGCTACACTTCTTTTGAGAATTTGATGGCTGTTTATGGATATTCTTTGCAAATTTATTGTGATTTTTCAGGATATTCCGATATGGCGATAGGTTTGGCTTTGCTGATGGGCTTTACTTTGCCAACTAACTTCCGAACGCCGTATCAATCGCAAAACATCACAGAATTTTGGCGTAGATGGCATATTTCGCTTTCTGCTTGGCTGAAGGATTACCTGTATATTTCGGTGGGAGGAAACAGAAAAGGTACTTTTTTAGGATATTTCTTTCCGGTTTTGTTTTTTGGTTCTACGCTGATATGGGGATTTTCCCAGCTTAAGCATAGCAAAATTCCGCTGATTATTGCTGGGGCAAGCGTTCTCATTTTTATCTTTACGTTACTGATTTCCAGAAATAAGAAAAAAACAGTGTATTCCAATTTTAATCAGATGACTACGATGCTACTCGGAGGTTTGTGGCACGGAGCGAGTTTGCGTTTTATTGTTTGGGGAGCTTTGCACGGATTGGCATTGGCTATTCATAAAACATTTGTTGAGTTTTTTTCGAATAAAAAATCAATTGAGAACAAAGAAACTAACTGGTTTTCAAGAATATTTTTTACTTTTCTAACATTTCATTTTGTGGCTTTTTGTTGGATATTTTTCCGCTCGAAGGACTTTGGAATTGCTATGGATGTGATTAATAACATAGGAAGTCTTACTTTTGATTGGCATCAATGGCTTGTAATTGCCGAAGGTTACAGAAATGTATTTTTGCTTCTGTTTATTGGCTTTGTGTGGCATTTTTTTCCGCAAAGCTTGAACGAAAAGTTAAAACTTTTCTTTGGAAAAATGCCTATTTTGGTGAAGTCTTTAATCGTGGCATTTGTCTTCTGGATTGTTTATGCAACGGCTTCCAGCGGGGCACAACCTTTCATATATTTCCAGTTTTAA
- the mutY gene encoding A/G-specific adenine glycosylase produces the protein MDNQFFKNQLIEWYQSQRRDLPWRKTKEPYKIWLSEIILQQTRVIQGLPYYERFVENFPSVFELANAEQEQVMKLWQGLGYYSRAKNLHHTAKKIAFEFDGVFPKSYKELIKLKGIGDYTASAIASICYSEPCAVVDGNVYRVLARVFNIEIPINTSEGISYFKELANSLLYEKDAGTYNQALMDFGATQCKPQSPDCQSCMFSDKCLAKSLQKVNELPRKNGKIKIKKRLFNYLVFIDNKGFTSLNKRYQKDIWQGLYEFPLLESENELSQTEITDRVKKEFGLFSDIYLFNEKSIVHKLSHQHIYTRFWIVEIEDILSNPVDIKEVTSYPVSVLTANFIKEFWF, from the coding sequence TTGGACAACCAATTTTTTAAAAATCAGCTTATTGAGTGGTATCAAAGCCAACGAAGAGATTTACCTTGGCGTAAAACGAAAGAACCTTACAAAATTTGGTTATCTGAAATTATTTTGCAGCAAACTCGTGTAATTCAAGGACTTCCGTATTATGAACGATTTGTTGAAAATTTCCCCTCTGTTTTTGAATTGGCAAATGCTGAGCAAGAGCAGGTTATGAAATTGTGGCAAGGATTGGGATATTATTCCCGAGCTAAAAACCTACATCACACAGCCAAAAAAATTGCATTTGAATTTGATGGAGTTTTTCCAAAATCGTACAAAGAACTAATTAAACTGAAAGGCATTGGGGATTACACAGCAAGTGCGATTGCTTCTATCTGTTATTCAGAACCTTGTGCGGTTGTAGATGGAAATGTGTATCGTGTTTTGGCTCGTGTATTTAATATTGAAATTCCTATTAATACTTCTGAAGGAATTTCTTATTTTAAAGAATTGGCAAACAGTTTGTTATACGAAAAAGATGCAGGAACTTACAATCAGGCATTAATGGATTTTGGAGCAACTCAATGTAAACCTCAATCTCCTGATTGTCAATCTTGTATGTTTTCCGATAAATGTTTGGCAAAATCTCTGCAAAAAGTAAATGAATTACCAAGAAAAAATGGAAAAATAAAAATCAAAAAAAGACTTTTTAACTATTTGGTTTTTATTGATAACAAAGGGTTTACCTCATTGAATAAAAGGTATCAGAAAGATATTTGGCAAGGACTTTATGAATTTCCTCTTCTTGAATCGGAAAATGAGCTTTCACAAACAGAAATAACCGATAGAGTGAAAAAGGAATTTGGCTTATTTTCAGATATTTATCTGTTTAATGAAAAATCTATTGTGCATAAATTATCGCATCAACATATATACACGCGATTTTGGATAGTTGAAATTGAGGATATTTTGAGTAATCCTGTTGATATTAAGGAGGTTACCTCTTATCCTGTTTCCGTATTGACAGCAAATTTCATTAAAGAATTTTGGTTTTAG
- a CDS encoding lipocalin family protein — protein MKKIIFLLFVSILASCASFSVVSNPKPSKPSVSNKIIDGKWMLESVTHNQRGKFEITLLNDTSKECFEGSTWEFTPSNNRGTYNIIKEDCSTGERNFVFVIQRKIGTSGYYEFMLKPTNEEYQSETNKGITLQLTHLSERTMIWEQTVSIEGKAFVISMNFVK, from the coding sequence ATGAAAAAGATTATATTTTTACTATTTGTTTCAATATTAGCGTCTTGTGCCAGTTTTTCTGTTGTTTCAAACCCGAAACCGAGCAAGCCCAGTGTATCAAACAAAATCATTGACGGAAAATGGATGTTGGAGTCAGTTACTCATAATCAAAGAGGTAAGTTCGAGATTACTTTGCTGAATGATACTTCCAAAGAATGTTTTGAAGGAAGCACTTGGGAATTTACTCCCAGCAACAATCGCGGAACGTACAACATCATCAAGGAGGATTGCTCAACTGGGGAACGAAATTTTGTTTTTGTCATTCAACGAAAAATAGGAACTTCCGGATATTATGAATTTATGCTTAAACCCACAAATGAAGAATACCAATCCGAAACAAATAAAGGCATTACGTTACAGTTAACTCACCTTTCCGAAAGAACAATGATTTGGGAACAAACGGTAAGTATTGAAGGTAAAGCATTTGTAATATCAATGAATTTTGTTAAGTAG
- a CDS encoding SGNH/GDSL hydrolase family protein, with product MNKSYFIQAFLIILLAALFFIGFKNVLPKRIFPETSNLTENVIVDSLMLEAISDSEEVELVEEQISDTITFAENSDFLSTFFKKLQELEESGKGSVRIGYFGDSMTDGDLIVQDLRQLFQDVYGGLGVGFVSITSESAATRGSVRHSYSNNWRTQSFVNVKNPQRPFGVSGRVSFVKDSTAVTWLEYKASGQKHVTEIYSPVLFYGSSENKKASVEISYSGDTTKVVKPLVTDKKLNALNLSDKNVKGLKIRFIESDSIPFYGINSGDKKGVHIDNFSSRGNSGLPLSLLNASLMQEFEKHLGSYDLIVLHFGANVLNYGKLDYSWYVRGMSKVVNQIKVCFPKASVLIVSSADKSTKYEMEMKTDLAVAPLVEAQQKYAEETQSGFINLYELMGGNGSMVKWVEAEPSLATKDYTHFNIRGSKKVAELIYNELMGKYQRFKETKQSKNIKAETVIEEFEEKIDTTEIKKDSIILKDTIEVKTDSILVPEEKEIEIVE from the coding sequence GTGAACAAATCCTATTTTATACAAGCCTTTTTAATAATTTTACTTGCAGCACTATTTTTTATAGGGTTCAAGAACGTATTGCCCAAACGGATTTTTCCTGAAACTTCAAACCTTACAGAAAATGTAATTGTTGATAGCTTAATGCTTGAAGCAATATCTGATTCTGAGGAAGTTGAGCTGGTTGAGGAACAAATTTCGGATACCATTACTTTTGCAGAAAATAGTGATTTTCTCAGTACATTTTTTAAAAAACTTCAAGAACTTGAGGAGTCAGGAAAGGGAAGCGTCCGCATTGGTTACTTTGGAGATTCTATGACGGATGGAGACCTTATTGTGCAAGATTTGCGACAACTTTTTCAAGATGTTTATGGCGGCTTAGGCGTTGGTTTTGTGTCGATTACTTCCGAGTCAGCGGCTACAAGAGGTAGCGTTAGGCATTCGTATTCTAACAATTGGAGAACGCAATCTTTTGTAAACGTGAAAAATCCTCAGCGTCCTTTTGGAGTGAGCGGAAGGGTTTCGTTTGTAAAAGATTCAACGGCAGTCACTTGGCTTGAGTACAAAGCTTCAGGGCAAAAACACGTTACCGAGATTTATTCGCCTGTGTTGTTCTACGGAAGTTCCGAAAATAAGAAGGCTTCCGTTGAAATTTCGTATAGCGGAGATACAACCAAAGTGGTAAAACCTCTTGTTACGGATAAGAAACTTAATGCTTTAAATCTTTCTGATAAGAATGTTAAAGGTTTGAAAATTAGGTTTATAGAATCGGATTCCATTCCTTTTTACGGAATTAATTCAGGTGATAAAAAAGGAGTACATATTGATAATTTTTCAAGCAGAGGAAATTCAGGATTGCCTTTATCGCTCCTAAACGCTTCCTTGATGCAGGAATTTGAGAAACATTTGGGTAGCTACGATTTGATAGTCCTTCACTTTGGAGCTAATGTTTTGAATTACGGAAAGTTAGATTATTCTTGGTATGTAAGAGGAATGAGCAAGGTAGTTAATCAAATTAAGGTTTGCTTCCCGAAAGCTTCCGTGTTGATTGTATCTTCTGCCGATAAATCAACCAAATATGAAATGGAAATGAAAACCGATTTGGCTGTTGCTCCGTTAGTTGAGGCACAACAAAAATACGCTGAAGAAACTCAGTCAGGATTTATCAATCTGTACGAACTTATGGGCGGAAATGGTTCAATGGTGAAATGGGTAGAAGCAGAACCTTCATTGGCGACGAAGGATTATACACATTTCAATATCCGAGGGTCTAAAAAAGTAGCCGAATTGATTTACAATGAGTTAATGGGAAAATATCAGCGGTTTAAAGAAACTAAGCAGTCAAAAAATATCAAAGCAGAAACAGTTATAGAAGAATTTGAAGAAAAAATAGATACTACAGAAATCAAAAAAGACTCAATTATCTTGAAGGATACAATTGAGGTGAAAACAGATAGTATTTTAGTTCCGGAAGAAAAAGAAATTGAAATAGTGGAATAA
- the ruvB gene encoding Holliday junction branch migration DNA helicase RuvB, with translation MNKNLDPNKENYSAQELDIERALRPLSFDDFAGQEAVLENLKIFVKAANMRGEALDHTLFHGPPGLGKTTLAHILANELGVGIKITSGPVLDKPGDLAGLLTNLEERDVLFIDEIHRLSPVVEEYLYSAMEDYKIDIMIESGPNARTVQINLNPFTLIGATTRSGLLTAPMRARFGIQSRLQYYSTELLADIVQRSASILKVPISMEAAIELASRSRGTPRIANALLRRIRDFAQIKGDGKIDIKITQFGLKALNVDAHGLDEMDNKILATLIDKFKGGPVGITTLATAVSESAETIEEVYEPFLIQEGFIVRTPRGREVTELAYKHLGKINPNTQGTLF, from the coding sequence GTGAATAAAAATTTAGACCCAAATAAAGAGAATTATTCCGCTCAAGAGCTTGATATAGAAAGAGCTTTGCGTCCGCTGTCATTCGATGATTTTGCGGGACAAGAAGCTGTTTTGGAGAACCTTAAAATATTTGTAAAAGCTGCAAATATGCGTGGCGAGGCTCTTGATCACACGCTTTTTCACGGACCTCCCGGATTAGGAAAAACAACGCTTGCCCATATTTTAGCAAACGAATTAGGGGTTGGCATCAAAATAACCTCCGGCCCTGTGCTTGATAAACCAGGAGATTTGGCTGGCTTGCTCACTAATTTGGAAGAACGAGATGTGTTGTTCATTGATGAAATTCACCGATTAAGTCCTGTAGTTGAAGAGTATTTATATTCGGCGATGGAGGATTATAAAATAGATATAATGATTGAATCGGGGCCAAATGCAAGAACAGTTCAAATCAACCTAAATCCGTTTACATTAATTGGTGCCACAACTCGTTCAGGATTGCTAACCGCACCGATGCGAGCAAGGTTCGGCATTCAAAGTCGTCTGCAATATTATTCAACGGAATTACTTGCTGACATCGTGCAAAGAAGTGCCTCTATTTTGAAAGTTCCCATCTCGATGGAAGCCGCCATAGAACTTGCCAGCCGCAGCCGAGGAACTCCTCGTATTGCCAATGCTTTGTTGCGACGAATTCGGGATTTTGCACAAATCAAAGGAGATGGAAAAATTGACATAAAAATCACGCAATTCGGATTAAAAGCCCTCAATGTGGACGCACACGGATTGGACGAAATGGATAATAAAATTCTGGCAACGCTCATTGACAAATTCAAAGGTGGCCCTGTGGGGATTACCACTCTCGCCACGGCTGTTTCCGAAAGTGCCGAAACCATTGAAGAAGTCTATGAACCTTTCCTAATTCAAGAAGGATTCATCGTCAGAACGCCACGCGGAAGAGAAGTTACCGAGCTGGCTTACAAACATTTAGGAAAAATAAATCCGAATACTCAAGGAACACTCTTTTAA
- a CDS encoding CCC motif membrane protein: protein METNDTFNLNFGQPSDFKKSISTTLIYVLAILGAVFSLCCCVGIIPSIIAVVIASNRVSQYQKNPSAYTGYDELKTARIVAFVALGINILVFLWILYSLFTTDWSEIMRQYEEILQNAQNQ from the coding sequence ATGGAAACAAATGACACATTCAATTTAAACTTTGGGCAACCTTCTGATTTTAAAAAGTCTATCAGTACAACCTTAATTTACGTTTTGGCGATTTTAGGAGCTGTTTTTTCGCTTTGTTGTTGTGTAGGAATTATCCCTTCCATCATTGCCGTTGTAATTGCATCAAATAGAGTAAGTCAGTATCAGAAAAACCCTTCTGCTTACACAGGATACGATGAGCTTAAAACAGCCAGAATAGTAGCTTTTGTTGCTTTAGGTATTAACATTTTGGTATTTTTATGGATACTTTATAGCCTTTTCACAACAGATTGGAGTGAAATTATGCGACAATATGAAGAAATATTGCAAAATGCTCAAAATCAATAA
- a CDS encoding LysM peptidoglycan-binding domain-containing protein produces MNIGIKSIKIIGSIVLLIVTISLYFRVFCKVFYTETDTTTQVDFAVSNTIQTDMSYHQLALLDQDFMEKDTLRSPSENQNFYNFETLKPFFEKLAALETFNDRKLNIVHIGDSHIQADAMTNLIRQRFQQQFGNAGLGFVFPYSLMRTNGGRNVRFSSNVPWENKKITEIRKFGDVGLSGYSFTTQKSNFLIELELKNKDYSFNTLKIITPANQRMFELATNKGAISLKPTQPKTISHKVKKGETLYAISRKYKTTVAKIQSNNKLKNNKIRVGQTLKIPTSQMESKPVDLSNFNILSNTTPPLFSYYMYENLDISDKIYLTPNPKSNNFELNGIVLENDQCGVIYHNIGVNGAHISDYNKSQLFFEQLKALEPDLIIISLGTNESFGRLSASEFYSQTERFIDLIRANYGQSPMILTSPPPSLLKKQNPNPLLKEYANILINNSVSKNYAVFDLYQAIGGKDSMERLINLNLIAKDRIHYTRNGYEEQGTLFFESLMNNYENSKIAN; encoded by the coding sequence ATGAATATAGGTATAAAAAGTATAAAAATAATTGGCTCAATAGTTTTACTAATTGTAACTATATCTCTGTATTTCAGAGTTTTTTGCAAAGTTTTTTACACAGAAACCGATACAACTACGCAGGTTGATTTTGCTGTGTCCAACACTATCCAAACGGATATGTCGTATCATCAGTTGGCGTTACTTGATCAGGATTTTATGGAGAAAGATACGCTTCGTTCTCCTTCGGAAAATCAAAATTTCTATAATTTTGAAACGTTAAAACCTTTTTTTGAAAAACTTGCGGCTTTAGAAACATTTAATGACCGTAAATTGAATATCGTACACATCGGAGACTCTCATATTCAAGCAGATGCGATGACAAATCTGATACGACAACGGTTTCAGCAACAGTTCGGAAATGCAGGATTGGGCTTTGTTTTTCCTTATTCGTTAATGCGTACCAATGGCGGTCGGAATGTTCGTTTTTCGTCAAATGTGCCTTGGGAGAACAAAAAAATAACTGAAATTAGGAAGTTCGGCGATGTGGGACTTTCGGGATATTCCTTCACGACTCAAAAAAGTAATTTTTTAATTGAATTGGAGCTGAAAAATAAGGATTATAGCTTCAATACGCTGAAAATCATTACTCCGGCTAATCAAAGAATGTTTGAACTGGCAACCAATAAAGGAGCGATATCTCTTAAGCCAACTCAACCCAAAACAATTTCTCACAAGGTTAAAAAAGGAGAAACTCTTTACGCCATATCCAGAAAATACAAAACAACGGTAGCAAAAATTCAATCCAACAATAAGTTGAAAAACAACAAGATAAGAGTTGGTCAAACTTTGAAAATTCCTACTTCTCAAATGGAATCAAAGCCTGTGGATTTGTCAAATTTTAATATTTTGAGCAATACCACTCCGCCGTTGTTTAGTTACTATATGTATGAAAATCTGGATATTTCAGATAAGATTTACCTGACTCCCAATCCTAAAAGTAATAATTTTGAGCTGAACGGCATTGTGTTGGAAAATGACCAATGTGGAGTAATTTATCATAACATTGGTGTGAATGGAGCTCACATTTCGGATTATAATAAATCACAGTTGTTTTTTGAACAGCTAAAGGCTTTAGAACCGGATTTAATCATCATTTCTTTAGGAACGAATGAAAGTTTTGGGAGATTATCCGCTTCGGAGTTTTATTCTCAAACAGAGCGTTTTATAGATTTGATTCGAGCTAATTACGGACAATCTCCGATGATTTTGACGTCGCCTCCGCCATCACTTCTAAAGAAACAAAATCCGAATCCATTACTTAAAGAATATGCAAATATTTTGATAAATAATTCTGTGTCAAAAAATTATGCTGTTTTTGATTTATATCAAGCCATTGGAGGAAAAGATTCGATGGAACGATTGATAAATCTTAACCTAATTGCCAAAGACAGAATTCATTACACAAGAAATGGTTATGAAGAGCAGGGAACGCTGTTTTTTGAGTCACTGATGAATAATTACGAAAATTCAAAAATAGCAAACTAA
- a CDS encoding cellulose synthase family protein: MGMIINYIIITIYCLALLLIFLYSLSMLNLLYNYLKHRKQNNEAPKFNLLDPREIPYVTIQLPLYNEKYVVKRLLENIAKLEYPKNKLEIQVLDDSTDESVAETAEIIQNLQKTGLDIQHIRREDRKGFKAGALKEGTAIAKGDFIAIFDADFMPQPDWLKKTVIYFKDPEIGVVQTRWGHLNRDYSILTKIQALALDVHFTLEQVGRSSKGHFINFNGTAGIWRKECIYDAGNWEGDTLTEDLDLSYRAQLKNWKFKYLEDVETPAELPVVISAARSQQFRWNKGGAENFRKSVSRVLSAKNIGWKTKFHGVMHLLNSSMFLWVFIVSILSVPMLYIKNTYGHMDWVFEVTSFFIISTVILFVCYWVTYKNLQGKTFDDFLDYVKLFFTFFSVALGFSFHNTIAVLEGHTGKKSEFVRTPKFNISALSDSWKNNKYINTKLSPNMIFEFMLMVYFIFGLYSAVRLNDFGMFPFHCMLTLGFGFVFFKSLTSKA, from the coding sequence ATGGGAATGATAATCAACTACATTATTATCACAATTTACTGTTTGGCGTTGCTTCTTATTTTTCTGTACAGCCTTTCAATGTTGAATTTACTTTATAATTACTTGAAACACAGAAAGCAAAACAACGAAGCACCCAAGTTTAATTTGCTTGACCCCAGAGAAATTCCTTACGTTACCATTCAGCTACCTCTTTACAATGAAAAGTATGTAGTGAAGCGTTTGTTGGAGAACATTGCAAAATTGGAATACCCAAAAAATAAACTGGAAATTCAGGTTTTGGACGATTCCACAGATGAATCTGTTGCCGAAACGGCTGAAATAATCCAAAATTTGCAAAAAACAGGTTTAGACATCCAACATATCCGCAGAGAAGACCGTAAAGGATTCAAAGCCGGAGCTTTAAAAGAAGGTACAGCTATCGCAAAAGGAGATTTTATTGCCATTTTCGATGCGGATTTTATGCCTCAGCCCGATTGGCTCAAAAAAACAGTGATTTACTTCAAAGACCCTGAAATTGGCGTGGTGCAAACTCGTTGGGGGCATTTAAATCGTGATTATTCAATCCTAACAAAAATACAAGCACTTGCTTTGGATGTTCACTTCACTTTGGAGCAGGTTGGACGTAGTTCAAAAGGGCATTTTATCAACTTCAACGGAACTGCGGGCATTTGGCGAAAAGAATGTATTTATGACGCAGGAAATTGGGAAGGCGACACTTTAACCGAGGATTTGGATTTGAGTTACCGAGCTCAGCTTAAAAACTGGAAATTCAAATACTTAGAAGATGTTGAAACTCCTGCAGAATTGCCTGTGGTAATTTCGGCAGCACGTTCACAGCAATTCCGTTGGAATAAAGGAGGAGCTGAAAACTTCAGAAAATCGGTATCAAGGGTGCTTTCTGCAAAGAATATCGGCTGGAAAACAAAATTCCACGGAGTAATGCATCTTCTGAATAGCTCGATGTTCTTGTGGGTTTTTATTGTTTCAATACTAAGTGTTCCAATGCTTTATATCAAAAACACATATGGGCATATGGACTGGGTTTTCGAGGTGACGAGCTTCTTTATCATCAGTACGGTTATCCTATTTGTCTGTTACTGGGTAACTTACAAAAACTTACAAGGTAAAACATTTGATGATTTTCTTGATTATGTGAAGTTATTTTTCACATTCTTTTCTGTGGCTTTGGGCTTTTCTTTTCACAATACGATTGCCGTTTTGGAAGGTCACACAGGCAAAAAAAGTGAGTTTGTACGTACACCAAAATTCAATATCAGTGCATTATCTGATAGTTGGAAAAATAACAAGTACATCAACACGAAGCTTTCCCCAAATATGATTTTTGAATTTATGTTGATGGTTTATTTCATTTTTGGGCTTTATAGTGCTGTGAGGCTGAATGATTTCGGGATGTTTCCTTTCCATTGTATGCTAACTTTAGGGTTTGGTTTTGTATTCTTTAAATCATTAACCTCAAAGGCGTAA
- a CDS encoding GAF domain-containing protein, producing the protein MSIFKDLESKIVFICKNEADSRDTKMQKICDLLQSEVSHYNWVGFYFANHESKTLHLGAFAGEPTDHTVIPFGKGICGQVAVSNQNFVVPDVKAQDNYIACSITVKSEIVVPLFVNGINIGQIDIDSHTLNPFTKEDESFLEFVNQEVSKLFS; encoded by the coding sequence ATGAGTATATTTAAAGATTTAGAATCAAAAATTGTTTTTATTTGCAAGAATGAGGCAGATTCGCGAGATACAAAAATGCAAAAAATTTGTGATTTACTTCAGTCAGAAGTCTCTCACTATAATTGGGTTGGGTTTTACTTTGCCAATCACGAAAGCAAAACCTTACATTTGGGAGCCTTTGCTGGCGAACCCACTGACCACACGGTAATTCCTTTTGGTAAAGGCATTTGCGGACAAGTAGCCGTTTCAAATCAAAATTTTGTAGTTCCTGATGTAAAAGCTCAAGATAATTACATCGCTTGCAGCATTACCGTAAAATCCGAAATTGTTGTTCCTCTGTTTGTTAACGGAATAAATATCGGACAAATTGATATTGATTCACATACGTTAAATCCTTTTACTAAAGAAGATGAATCCTTCTTGGAGTTTGTAAATCAGGAAGTTTCCAAATTGTTTAGCTGA